In Phyllobacterium zundukense, one DNA window encodes the following:
- a CDS encoding alpha-D-glucose phosphate-specific phosphoglucomutase has protein sequence MFKTVPTTPFDDQKPGTSGLRKKVPEFQQKNYVENFIQSVFDSLEGFKGKTLVIGGDGRYYNREVVQIALKMAAANGFGKVLVGQGGILSTPAASNVIRKYKAFGGLVLSASHNPGGPTEDFGIKYNIGNGGPAPEKITEAIFARSKTITQYVIAEAPDVDIDTIGTQKLAGMDVEILDPVADYAALMEELFDFDAIRALIKSGFTLRFDSMHAVTGPYGKEILEHRLGAPEGTCVNFVPLPDFGGHHPDPNLVYAKDLYDLLMSPDGPDFGAASDGDGDRNLIIGKGIFITPSDSLAMLAANAHLAPGYKAGLKGIARSMPTSGAADRVAEKLKIGMYETPTGWKFFGNLLDAGMATICGEESAGTGSNHVREKDGLWAVLLWLNILAVRRVSAIEIAKEHWATYGRNYYSRHDYEGVDTAAANTLIDDLRARLPKLPGTSVQGLTIETADDFAYHDPVDKSVSKHQGIRVLFEGGSRVVFRLSGTGTSGATIRVYVERYEPDPKRHDLETQSALADLIRAAEDLAGIKVHTGRDKPSVIT, from the coding sequence ATGTTCAAAACCGTTCCCACCACGCCATTCGACGACCAGAAGCCCGGAACCTCCGGCCTGCGCAAGAAAGTCCCGGAGTTCCAGCAGAAAAACTATGTCGAGAACTTCATCCAGTCGGTGTTCGATTCGCTCGAGGGCTTCAAGGGCAAGACCCTGGTGATCGGCGGCGACGGCCGCTACTACAATCGCGAGGTGGTGCAGATCGCCCTCAAGATGGCGGCCGCCAACGGCTTCGGCAAGGTCCTCGTCGGCCAGGGCGGCATCCTGTCGACGCCCGCCGCCTCCAACGTCATCCGCAAATACAAGGCGTTTGGCGGGCTCGTTCTTTCCGCCAGCCACAATCCCGGCGGCCCGACCGAGGATTTTGGCATCAAATACAATATCGGCAATGGCGGACCTGCGCCGGAAAAAATCACCGAAGCGATCTTCGCCCGCTCCAAGACGATAACGCAATATGTCATCGCCGAGGCGCCGGACGTCGATATCGACACCATCGGCACGCAAAAACTCGCCGGCATGGATGTGGAGATCCTCGATCCGGTCGCCGATTACGCCGCGCTGATGGAGGAACTGTTCGATTTCGATGCGATTCGCGCGCTGATCAAATCAGGCTTCACCCTGCGCTTCGATTCCATGCATGCGGTCACCGGACCCTATGGCAAGGAAATTCTCGAACACCGCCTTGGCGCACCGGAAGGCACCTGCGTCAATTTCGTGCCGCTGCCGGATTTCGGCGGGCACCATCCGGACCCGAACCTCGTCTATGCCAAGGACCTCTATGATCTCCTGATGTCTCCCGATGGTCCGGATTTCGGTGCCGCCTCCGACGGCGATGGCGACCGCAATCTCATCATCGGCAAGGGCATTTTCATCACCCCGTCCGATTCGCTGGCGATGCTTGCGGCCAATGCGCATCTCGCACCCGGCTACAAGGCAGGGCTCAAGGGCATCGCCCGGTCCATGCCGACCAGCGGCGCCGCCGACCGCGTCGCGGAGAAGCTGAAGATCGGCATGTATGAAACGCCGACCGGCTGGAAATTCTTCGGCAATCTGCTCGATGCCGGCATGGCGACGATCTGCGGTGAGGAAAGCGCCGGCACCGGCTCCAACCATGTACGCGAAAAGGACGGGCTCTGGGCCGTTCTGCTCTGGCTCAACATCCTTGCGGTGCGGCGTGTCAGCGCCATCGAGATCGCCAAGGAACATTGGGCAACCTATGGCCGCAACTATTATTCGCGTCACGACTATGAGGGCGTCGATACCGCTGCGGCCAATACGCTGATCGACGATCTGCGCGCGAGACTGCCAAAGCTGCCCGGAACGTCGGTCCAGGGCCTGACCATCGAGACCGCCGATGATTTCGCCTATCACGACCCGGTCGACAAGTCGGTCAGCAAGCACCAGGGCATCCGCGTCCTGTTCGAAGGCGGCTCGCGCGTCGTCTTCCGCTTGTCGGGAACCGGAACGTCGGGCGCAACGATCCGCGTCTATGTCGAGCGCTACGAGCCCGATCCGAAGCGCCATGATCTGGAAACCCAGAGCGCGCTTGCCGATCTCATCCGCGCCGCCGAGGATCTCGCCGGTATCAAGGTCCATACGGGCCGCGACAAGCCCAGCGTGATCACGTGA